A portion of the Cervus canadensis isolate Bull #8, Minnesota chromosome 26, ASM1932006v1, whole genome shotgun sequence genome contains these proteins:
- the LOC122428148 gene encoding phosphomannomutase 1-like yields MALLRLPKKRGTFIEFRNGMLNISPIGRSCTLEERIEFSELDKKEKIREKFVEALKTEFAGKGLRFSRGGMISFDVFPEGWDKRYCLDSLDQDCFDTIHFFGNETSPGGNDFEIYTDPRTVGHSVVSPQDTVQRCRELFFPETAHEA; encoded by the coding sequence ATGGCCCTCCTTAGACTGCCCAAGAAGCGTGGGACCTTCATCGAGTTCCGGAACGGCATGCTGAACATCTCACCCATCGGCCGGAGTTGCACCCTGGAGGAGCGAATCGAGTTCTCCGAACTGGACAAGAAGGAGAAGATCCGGGAGAAGTTCGTGGAAGCCCTGAAAACCGAGTTTGCCGGCAAAGGACTGAGATTCTCTCGTGGAGGCATGATCAGCTTTGACGTCTTCCCCGAGGGCTGGGACAAGCGCTACTGCCTGGACAGCCTGGACCAGGACTGCTTTGACACCATCCATTTCTTTGGGAACGAGACCAGCCCTGGCGGGAACGACTTTGAGATCTACACCGACCCCCGGACAGTCGGCCACAGCGTGGTGTCACCGCAGGACACGGTACAACGATGCCGCGAGCTCTTTTTCCCAGAGACAGCCCACGAGGCATGA